Proteins from one Mercurialis annua linkage group LG7, ddMerAnnu1.2, whole genome shotgun sequence genomic window:
- the LOC126657250 gene encoding uncharacterized protein LOC126657250, translating to MTSPNIPLLIWCDGRIVSSPCGIEYHGGRPVNMALSERMSFEELQNICRRAVSTDGEVEISKIYFRLPRIVGGAIRSYSLFSVENNEHVFGILNEVVRYPQLEILELYVEYEAVVRNKTLLDQLVLCDSSGSERGSGEEEEEDFYDSNEEDVEEDLGADSQYESQLPEHVRTADLCDFDVAPEDDEKIMWDPGMEFRVGMVFPNRDAVRACATTYSVGVGREFKGRRTTNSTIVLACRQNPVCKWWLRATLLQATQTWTLTKYIGPHTCNQLLPDPNHRNFGSIAIADYIKGQVKLQRDIRIDTLRAGIWQQLGVRPPYKRTWNAKEKAIADVYGGWYESFGMVHKFMNEMMHVNPGSFWDAEGAEVYTDGILQPKVVTFIRMFWTFKPTIEGFRFCKPVLFVDGTHLYGKYKMTLLIASAIDGNSHIMPLAFALVESESTASYEYFFEHLREHVICERKVAIISDRHAGILSVLKRPEWAGVAHKFCIRHFCSNFQTKFRNKVLKKLADKAGRAYQKHKYKRYMTAIEVRSPEAYAWLTKQEKRPKEKWTRVYDKKGQRHNVMTTNYAESVNATLKNIRGCIVWQPYSDDVLQSIPQMYLTGRHIWRARVPMIYYHIVEWHQPDRVLQQFGLQQPIPLPAMQDRRLHNIQYQGNYNFDELLSDYIQIWNN from the exons atgacgAGTCCAAATATACCTTTGTTGATATGGTGTGATGGTCGTATTGTGAGTTCTCCGTGTGGAATAGAATACCACGGGGGTCGTCCGGTTAATATGGCGCTTAGCGAGAGAATGAGTTTCGAGgaattacaaaatatttgtaGAAGAGCAGTTTCTACCGACGGGGAagtagaaatttcaaaaatctacTTCCGGCTTCCAAGAATAGTTGGGGGTGCGATACGCTCGTACTCGTTGTTTTCCGTGGAGAATAACGAGCATGTGTTTGGAATTTTGAACGAGGTCGTGCGGTATCCGCAACTCGAGATTTTGGAATTGTACGTGGAATACGAGGCCGTGGTTCGCAACAAGACTTTACTAGATCAGTTGGTCTTATGTGATTCAAGCGGGTCTGAGAGGGGTAGTggtgaagaggaagaagaggattTCTACGACAGCAACGAAGAGGATGTCGAGGAAGACTTAGGAGCAGATTCACAATATGAGTCGCAACTTCCTGAGCATGTAAGAACGGCGGATCTTTGCGACTTTGACGTCGCCCCGGAGGATGATGAAAAGATTATGTGGGATCCTGGGATGGAATTCCGAGTAGGGATGGTATTCCCAAATCGCGATGCCGTCCGAGCTTGTGCGACTACTTATTCGGTCGGGGTGGGAAGAGAGTTCAAGGGTCGCCGGACTACCAACTCGACAATAGTGTTGGCTTGCAGGCAGAACCCTGTATGTAAATGGTGGCTGCGCGCTACACTTCTGCAAGCAACTCAGACGTGGACGTTGACAAAATATATTGGCCCGCACACGTGCAATCAGCTGTTACCTGATCCAAACCATCGGAATTTTGGGTCTATTGCAATCGCAGACTATATCAAGGGTCAAGTAAAGCTGCAACGTGATATACGGATCGATACCCTCAGAGCTGGAATTTGGCAACAACTTGGAGTTAGGCCTCCGTATAAACGAACCTGGAATGCAAAGGAAAAGGCAATAGCTGATGTTTACGGTGGCTGGTATGAATCATTTGGTATGGTTCACAAGTTCATGAACGAGATGATGCATGTCAACCCTGGATCTTTCTGGGATGCAGAAG GCGCCGAGGTGTACACCGACGGGATCCTTCAGCCGAAAGTCGTAACGTTCATCCGAATGTTCTGGACTTTCAAACCGACAATTGAAGGGTTTCGTTTTTGCAAGCCAGTTTTGTTCGTCGACGGTACTCATTTGTATGGCAAATACAAAATGACCTTGTTGATCGCGTCGGCAATCGATGGGAACAGTCACATCATGCCACTGGCATTTGCACTTGTTGAATCTGAAAGTACTGCCAGTTATGAGTACTTTTTTGAACATTTGCGTGAGCACGTGATTTGCGAAAGGAAAGTGGCCATTATATCTGATCGGCACGCTGGAATATTGTCGGTTCTGAAGCGTCCTGAATGGGCCGGTGTCGCCCACAAGTTTTGCATCAGACATTTCTGTAGTAATTTTCAGACCAAGTTTAGGAACAAGGTTTTGAAGAAGCTGGCAGATAAAGCAG GCCGAGCATATCAGAAGCACAAGTATAAACGCTACATGACAGCGATCGAGGTTAGAAGCCCAGAAGCGTATGCATGGCTGACTAAGCAAGAAAAGCGGCCTAAAGAAAAGTGGACAAGGGTGTATGACAAAAAAGGGCAACGGCACAATGTGATGACAACTAACTATGCTGAGTCTGTCAACGCGACACTGAAGAATATAAGGGGCTGC ATCGTTTGGCAGCCATACTCCGACGACGTTCTCCAGTCCATCCCACAGATGTACCTGACAGGGCGACATATTTGGCGTGCCCGAGTGCCAATGATCTACTATCACATCGTGGAGTGGCACCAGCCGGATAGGGTTCTGCAGCAGTTCGGCTTACAGCAGCCCATTCCCCTGCCTGCTATGCAAGATCGGCGCCTTCATAACATCCAGTATCAGGGGAACTACAACTTTGATGAACTGCTCTCAGATTACATTCAGATTTGGAACAACTGA
- the LOC126657691 gene encoding extensin-like gives MEWFRSRSRRWITHEGAAAGQSRDTFEMIALQREARASRIGTAARSSQLAYGEERRDVTLPPPEPAVPAYVLPPLPPLTIDLAHIRGARRRQPRAAPPRERPADPIPPPVYFHFDPTATTDRRGEYYGPTQYYGSTSTSASQPPWHQTYFPQGPQVSSYQVPPSSMPFFEPSYGQTAYTTSLGTPPASQFQQATPPASQFRQTTPPASPFQQTTPPASQFQQATPPPFAASDQYYRPAPYTDAQPFTSFDQCYRPTMPSDDQPSTSHPRPSSSHQAQDPSQLHFTLSESWLFGPEIGSEAYEELLSRPDLTPPSFRLLPPTQEETGTAPPAADVQHSAQDEDASDSGESPPVPRQFHSITDSSRHRRETHGLRVQRPRTRRYED, from the exons ATGGAGTGGTTTCGGAGCCGCAGCCGGCGTTGGATTACCCATGAGGGCGCAGCGGCCGGACAGAGT CGCGACACTTTCGAGATGATCGCCCTTCAGAGAGAGGCGCGTGCGTCTAGGATTGGGACTGCTGCACGCAGTTCTCAATTAGCTTACGGAGAGGAGCGCCGTGACGTCACACTGCCCCCACCAGAGCCAGCAGTTCCGGCTTACGTACTACCTCCTCTCCCTCCCCTGACCATCGATCTGGCTCACATCAGGGGAGCGCGTAGACGGCAGCCTAGAGCCGCCCCGCCTCGCGAGCGCCCGGCAGACCCTATCCCCCCACCGGTCTACTTCCACTTCGATCCTACAGCCACTACAGACAGACGGGGGGAGTACTATGGCCCGACTCAGTACTACGGTTCCACTTCCACTTCAGCATCACAGCCTCCGTGGCATCAGACCTATTTCCCACAG GGACCCCAGGTATCATCGTATCAGGTCCCGCCTTCGTCGATGCCGTTTTTTGAGCCGTCGTACGGACAGACAGCATATACCACTTCTCTGGGCACACCACCGGCGTCTCAGTTCCAGCAGGCCACACCACCGGCGTCTCAGTTCCGGCAGACCACACCACCGGCGTCTCCGTTTCAGCAGACCACACCACCGGCGTCTCAGTTCCAGCAGGCCACACCACCGCCGTTTGCTGCATCAGATCAGTATTACCGTCCAGCGCCATATACAGATGCTCAACCGTTCACGTCTTTCGATCAGTGTTACCGTCCCACGATGCCTTCGGATGATCAGCCGTCGACGTCACATCCGCGGCCATCTTCTTCTCACCAGGCCCAAGATCCATCACAGCTACATTTTACACTATCAGAGTCATGGTTATTCGGTCCGGAGATCGGTTCAGAGGCGTACGAGGAGCTTTTATCACGACCGGATCTCACACCTCCATCTTTTAGACTTCTACCGCCCACACAGGAGGAGACCGGTACTGCACCACCAGCAGCAGACGTTCAGCATTCAGCTCAGGACGAGGACGCCTCCGACAGCGGCGAGAGCCCTCCGGTACCCAGACAGTTTCACTCGATCACAGACAGCTCGCGGCACCGACGAGAGACTCACGGTTTGAGGGTACAGAGACCGAGGACTCGTAGATATGAGGATtag